The Vanacampus margaritifer isolate UIUO_Vmar chromosome 20, RoL_Vmar_1.0, whole genome shotgun sequence genome contains the following window.
TGGTTTTATAATTTGACTGCCGTGCTGAGCCAATGAGAGACATCGTTTGGGCAACAATATTGGACTGGAACATACAGAAGTAAAGGAAGCTTCAGTTTGATCtggaatgataaaaaaaaaataaaataaatcagtcTTCATCATTGTTTTGATTGGACAcagttaaagacaaaaaaaaggacaagcaTGGTCAGTGAGAGTTGGTGCACACCCAGTGAGTTTGTGACAGTGgcgacaaacaggaagtggaacaAAAAGATACTCTCCCTGTATTTCTTGACCTTGCTGTGGTTCGACTTGACGGACCCCGCCTCCTCCCTGCAAGAACAAGGTGATGGTTCGTGAGCATCTTTGCAACGTGGAATGAACATGTGCATTTGTCTCGCCCCCCCGTTAGCACAAGCAACACTCGCCGCTTGCGCACACCCGTAGTTCTGTCTCACTTATTTGATTGACGCGTCAACGTGACTGGTTCCTCCCCCCCTACATGACCTTTGGTCCCCATCCAGCTCGTGGCCCATGCctacaaaacaaatattgacaattACTTGAGATGAATGAATGGTcagaaaatttgaatattgagGAAAAAGTCTTGCATCTTAAATGC
Protein-coding sequences here:
- the LOC144040363 gene encoding uncharacterized protein LOC144040363 isoform X1, with the protein product MRQRRIKRTKQQVVQEALDQGRSRSLSSRTTAAFPNKGMGHELDGDQREEAGSVKSNHSKVKKYRESIFLFHFLFVATVTNSLGVHQLSLTMLVLFFVFNCVQSKQ
- the LOC144040363 gene encoding uncharacterized protein LOC144040363 isoform X3, yielding MRQRRIKRTKQQVVQEALDQGRSRSLSSRTTAAFPNKGMGHELDGDQREEAGSVKSNHSKIKLKLPLLLYVPVQYCCPNDVSHWLSTAVKL
- the LOC144040363 gene encoding uncharacterized protein LOC144040363 isoform X2; protein product: MRQRRIKRTKQVVQEALDQGRSRSLSSRTTAAFPNKGMGHELDGDQREEAGSVKSNHSKVKKYRESIFLFHFLFVATVTNSLGVHQLSLTMLVLFFVFNCVQSKQ